The Eleginops maclovinus isolate JMC-PN-2008 ecotype Puerto Natales chromosome 18, JC_Emac_rtc_rv5, whole genome shotgun sequence genome segment acacacatacacacacagacacacacaccttaaacaGAGTAAACTGACCTGTCACTGTccattaataataatgtgtgtgtgtgtgtgtgtgtgtgtgtgtgtgtgtgtgtgtgtgtgtgtgtgtgtgtgtgtgtgtgtgtgtgtgtgtgttgtacctgtTGAAGTTGCTGAGCGGCTCACAGATGGGACCGGACAGCAGAGAGGTGCCGTCGGACCCTCGCactgaaatatgaaatgtgtattattaataataaactcTCAGATTCAAACAGGAGTTCATTTTATCCATCTTTAAGATCTGAGGTCTTGAGCCGTTCAAACCGGACCACAGCAACAGAACATTCAATTGAACACATTTGTTGAGAGACATGCGGAATAAAATCACTCTAAAGACATTTCCAGAAACAGGCAGAGCTGTTTTTAATTCGGCTTAAATATAACTTATACAACAGACAGATTCTCAGTTTAACTTTCTGTCTCCAGACCACCAGCGTGGAGGTGTTTCAGAGTAttactttatgtatttaaagGTTAGTAGTGGAATACTTAAAGCCGAAGGACTCAGAAGTCTTCACTGGTCTCCCTGAAGGCTTCACTTTTATTTCAGGCTGTAAATGCATctgtttaaatgaataaaactcCAGATTGAACAGGAACTTTGGTTCAGGATTGATCTGCAGAGAAGCATGCGCAGCTCTGTCTGCAGTCCCACTTCttctaaacacaaacaacaggTGTTTATTAAAGTTAACATTAATAAGGTACCCACCTGCTAACAGAGGGATGGGTTGCGCCATGTTAGCGTGaaccggaagaagaagaaaacctACGTCAGCAGATGTACGTCACAGAGATGAGCGGGGCTTCCAGTGCCACATCAGCATACAGTCCGCAACACGTCACTCAAAACTTCTGAACACCTGTTATTTTTTCATTCTGAAACAAAAAGCGAGATTTGTCTTCGATGTTCGAGGAGATTTAGTTCATCAATTACAAATCATCTGTTTTAATAAAGGTTACGTTTTTAGAGACGCGTTAAGTTGGTGGGATGACACGTAGAGATAGAAAGCTTCcggtttcaaagtaaaagcgcCCGTGTCAGGATCAGTAAAAGGTTTACTTAAGATAAGATTTTCTTTATTCATGTGAGAGAACATataacacaaacacttttaaaatataatcagaaTTAGAACACCTGTCTTCgtcacacagaggggacatttactCACAAGAAGCGTCGATCATTGATCTTATTCTGAAGGAGCATACCAGAAGCACGTCTTACCTTGACAGTAGGTAACTTAATGCTACGAAGCTGAGTTTCCGGCGGGGCTGAGTGGGCAGGGTTTACTCTTTTTGAGGACGTAGACAAGAGAAGAGGCTCCCAGTCTCCAGACCTCCGACACAGAAGAAGCAAGGAAATCCACCTCAAACTCTCAGAACCTTCAGAACTATCATAACTAAATCTACTTAACTCTGCAGAATCGCAGGAAGGAACCATGGTGGCCAAACAGAGGATCCGCATGGCCAACGAGAAACACAGCAAGAACATCACTCTGCGGGGGAACGTGGCCAAATCCGCGGTGAGTTACAAACAGCTGATTTATAATCCGAATACCTCTTCATATCAGCTGCTGGGACCCTTAACTTAGGTCCTACCCTCCTGCTGGACCCTTAACTCACACCAAACCAGTCCTGCTGAGACTACAGGCTACAGTATGAAGCAGACCAGGAGCATCTCTCCGAGGGGAGACGTGGCCAAACCCAGTGAGGGGAACAGCTGTTTCATAACAACAGTAGCTAACAATCTCAGCTGTTGGACCCTCATAGGTGAAGATATCAGTTAGTGAAATCCATCAGAAGGAGGTCCACTGTGTTTGATTGTGCTCTGAGGACCCTCTCAGCTCCAGAGGGTCTCGTGCTATAGAGTGAACAGCTGTTTCCTGACTCCAGGACCCTCAGACTGATAATGAGGGGCAATGAAGGGTCTGTTTCAGACTGGGTATGGAAAGAGGTATGTTGTGTCCCTGAGATCTGTTAGAGAATGTTCCAGCGTTACTGACTGAACCGTGGCGGGTCATCCTGAAGACTGCTGAGTGATATCTGTGTGACTATATTGAAGCAGCCTCAGGTGTGTGCACCTTTTAGGGGTTTGTTCTCACTTCGTAAAGTGTTACGCTCCTGCTGGGAATGATGGTCAGTAGAAGTTATTGCCCCAGAACCAGAGCTCAGGTCTGAGAAACATGTTTATGGTTTTACAGAAACTATGGATCAGAATAAACCCCAAACACATCCTTAGTGTTCACTGCTggaaaacacatcacatcaaaGTTAAACTCACCTGAGATAGACTCACCTGGTTCTGTCCCAGTAACACCAGTCAGACCAGTGCTGAGTGGGACGGGAAGTCTCTGATAGCTCAGAGTTGTATATGATCTCCCTCTGAACCCCTCCATCTCTCACAGGGTCTCCCTCCCCTGACGTGAGACTCAGAATCCGGGCTTTGGTTTATTTACTATTATTCAGGTTCAGCTTCGAAACCCACAGGTACTGTCCAGAATTTACCTGTGTAGGTGAACCGTTATCCACCGACCTCAGGTCAATATCATTATCACAAAGACAGACCAGAGCAAATGATTCAAAACGAGCTAATCTCCTGATGACGTCATCAATCACTGCGATCCAATCAAACCCTCAAGATACAGCCGGCTGTACCTGTACCTGTTGAGGTGTGTGTACCTCTACCTGTTgaggtgtgtgtacctgtaaCTGTTGaggtgtgtttacctgtaaagATGGTAATCATCaggtgttgtgtttcagaggaaCATCATGGAGGATAAAGGCGTGGGGCCGTGGCTGCTGGCTCTCTTCATCTTCGTCGTGTGTGGATCAGGTACGTCtcgttattatcattattaatattaattattaaccatttaatttaacttgtttatttgtattactatgttttcattattataattattatttataacacTAAAGATATTCTTATATTAGATTTTTAATTCACAATTGAAATtacaatatatatgtatatatatatatacatatatatatacatatatatatatatatatatgtacatatgtatatatgtatatatacatatgtgtatatatatatatatatatatatatgtgtatatatatatatatatgtatatatgtatatatatatatatgtatatatatatatatgtatatatatatatatatatatatatatacgtatatatatatatatatatatatacgtatatatatatatatatatatatacgtatataatatatatatatatatatatacatatatatatatatatatatacatatatatatacatatatatatacatatatatatacatatatatatatatatatatatgtatatatatgtatatatatatacgtatatatatatatacatattgacgatcattaatattttttatagatTTATATTTGTACTATGATGGTGaaatgtaaaaccaaaatagctttaaaacctgtttaattcaaactaaatgtaatgcGTTCTATAGAATAATATTAAccaaaaaaactgaacaattagaagattaaattaaaagaaaaagaaaggtctGAAAATTAGTGTGAATTGAAATCCAAactaaaagaataaaataaatacaaagttgTTCAAActaagagaaagacaaagaaataaacattttgaaataataaaaagaaaagttattataaagtcaaaataatgacaggcatgtaaacaaataaagaatataaatgtatatcaGGTGTGTGTCGCAGCTTTAGACGTCCCCCTGTTGTTTCCCTCATAGTTAGAAGCCGTGTCTCAATTCAACGGCCGCATATTCCGGAGGCTGCATTCGTAGACTGCTTGCGTCACTTCCCCCGAGAGAAGGCTGTCCCAatttacacaaaagacaagacTCTTCCGAATGCGGCCCACTTTTCCAGGATTTGGAGGATACATCTGATGTATCCTCCGCGGGCTACCATATCCCAGGATGCAATGCGCACCGGTGAAGAGTGACGTTAATTCAAAGTAAATAGCGGtcaggtctctgcagcagcagagtgggtTTAAAAGCAGCAGCGAGCGGAGGAATCACTAATGAATGTGAATAAAAGGAAACACCTTGATAAACACACTTctgctgatgtgtgtttacTGCTGGTGATGTTAAATGACAGGATGGTTTCctctctgtcagagatacaggtctcctaatagaagacatgaagctgcagagatggatccctctgtcagagatacaggtctcctaatagaagacatgaagctgcagggatggatccctctgtcagagatacaggtctcctaatagaagacatgaagctgcacagatggatccctctgtccCGAGATACAGGNNNNNNNNNNNNNNNNNNNNNNNNNNNNNNNNNNNNNNNNNNNNNNNNNNNNNNNNNNNNNNNNNNNNNNNNNNNNNNNNNNNNNNNNNNNNNNNNNNNNNNNNNNNNNNNNNNNNNNNNNNNNNNNNNNNNNNNNNNNNNNNNNNNNNNNNNNNNNNNNNNNNNNNNNNNNNNNNNNNNNNNNNNNNNNNNNNNNNNNNNNNNNNNNNNNNNNNNNNNNNNNNNNNNNNNNNNNNNNNNNNNNNNNNNNNNNNNNNNNNNNNNNNNNNNNNNNNNNNNNNNNNNNNNNNNNNNNNNNNNNNNNNNNNNNNNNNNNNNNNNNNNNNNNNNNNNNNNNNNNNNNNNNNNNNNNNNNNNNNNNNNNNNNNNNNNNNNNNNNNNNNNNNNNNNNNNNNNNNNNNNNNNNNNNNNNNNNNNNNNNNNNNNNNNNNNNNNNNNNNNNNNNNNNNNNNNNNNNNNNNNNNNNNNNNNNNNNNNNNNNNNNNNNNNNNNNNNNNNNNattgttgtttttaattattatattatatatattttatatatatattctggttctgattctgattctggttctgattctggttctggttctggttctgattctggttctgattctggttctgattctggttctgattctggttctggttctggttctgattctggttctgattctggttctgattctggttctgattctgattctggttctgattctgattgtttTTCTGGTTCTAGTCAGGATTTAATGACTTACGATCCGCAGGTGATCCAACACCTGATCATATAAATAGGAATCCTGATGATGGCCGGGTGACCCTCTGAGACCCTCAGGTTAAATTAAACAGACAGGAACCCGTCGGGGGGGTCGGGGGTTAATCCAACTCAGTGTTTATTAAAGAGGAAGTACAGCAGGGCATTGTGggtaaaataatgacatttttatatgtCCTTTTTCTTGTCCAACAGCATCCTTACCTGAGGACAGGTGTTTCATAACCTTCAGGTACACTGGCCAATCAAAGCTCTGTGTTCAGACCATGAGTCTTTAGGAGCGCTAGGATTGGCTCGAGGTAATGGGGGGGGGGCTATAGAGAGGAAATATTTATGAGACTAAAATCCACTCGTAAAAACGTGTTAGTATTTAAGTGACCCCTAACAGCAGGAGGTAATCCTGACGTCCAATCACAGCGTCCACTCTGTCTCCTGAAAACTAAGTAGGAAAAAGACCTGTTTACAACATCCATTTAAACAACACGTACAGAACGTTCAGATACAGTTACAccaaatcaacaacaacaacaacaacaacaacaacaacatgaacacaTCAAACAAACTGCTTATCATAGATGGACGTCTCTCCAAGGACTCGATACCATGGGAACAATAAACAGCTGTTCCTCTGGGGCCCTGTGAACGTCATGACGTCAGATCCTCAGCACATTTATCGCTGACCGGATGAGCAGGACCTCATGTTCCCTCAGAGACCAGCTGCTGACGTCTCGGAGAACagttagcgaggacacgatgtctttaagagatgttagcgaggacacgatgtctcaACGAGATGTaagcgaggacacgatgtctttaagagatgttagcgaggacacgatgtctcaACGAGATGTaagcgaggacacgatgtctttaagagatgttagcaaggacacgatgtctttaagagatgttagcgaggacacgatgtctttaagagatgttagcgaggacacgatgtctttaagagatgttagcaaGGACACaatgtctttaagagatgttagcaaggacacgatgtctttaagagatgttagcgaggacacgatgtctttaagagatgttagcaaGGACACaatgtctttaagagatgttagcgaggacacgatgtctttaagagatgttagcaaggacacgatgtctttaagagatgttagcgaggacacgatgtctttaagagatgttagcgaggacacgatgtctttaagagatgttagcgaggacacaATGTCTCAacgagatgttagcgaggacacgatgtctttaagagatgttagcgaggacacgatgtctttaagagatgttagcgaggacacaATGTCTCAacgagatgttagcgaggacacgatgtctttaagagatgttagcgaggacacgatgtctttaagagatgttagcgaggacacgatgtctttaagagatgttagcaaggacacgatgtctttaagagatgttagcgaggacacgatgtctttaagagatgttagcgaggacacgatgtctttaagagatgttagcaaggacacgatgtctttaagagatgttagcgaggacacgatgtctttaagagatgttagcgaggacacgatgtctttaagagatgttagcaaggacacgatgtctttaagagatgttagcgaggacacgatgtctttaagagatgttagcgaggacacaatgtctttaagagatgttagcgaggacacaatgtctttaagagatgttagcaaGGACACGATGTCTCAACGAGATGTTAGCaaggacacgatgtctttaagagatgttagcgaggacacaATGTCTCAacgagatgttagcgaggacacgatgtctttaagagatgttagcgaggacacgatgtctttaagagatgttagcgaggacacgatgtctttaagagatgttagcaaggacacgatgtctttaacagatgttagcgaggacacgatgtctttaagagatgttagcgaggacacgatgtctttaagagatgttagcgaggacacgatgtctcaaagagatgttagcgaggacacgatgtctcaACGAGATGTTAGCaaggacacgatgtctttaagagatgttagcgaggacacgatgtctttaagagatgttagcgaggacacgatgtctttaagagatgttagcgcGGACACaatgtctttaagagatgttagcgaggacacaatgtctttaagagatgttagcaaGGACACGATGTCTCAACGAGATGTTAGCaaggacacgatgtctttaagagatgttagcgaggacacaATGTCTCAacgagatgttagcgaggacacgatgtctttaagagatgttagcgaggacacgatgtctttaagagatgttagcgaggacacgatgtctttaagagatgttagcgaggacacgatgtctttaacagatgttagcgaggacacgatgtctttaagagatgttagcgaggacacgatgtctttaagagatgttagcgaggacacgatgtctcaaagagatgttagcgaggacacgatgtctcaACGAGATGTTAGCaaggacacgatgtctttaagagatgttagcgaggacacgatgtctttaagagatgttagcgaggacacgatgtctttaagagatgttagcgcggacacgatgtctttaagagatgttagcgaggacacgatgtctttaagagatgttagcgaggacacaATGTCTTTATTAGATGTTAGCaaggacacgatgtctttaagagatgttagcgaggacacgatgtctcaaagagatgttagcgaggacacgatgtctcaacgagatgttagcgaggacacgatgtctttaagagatgttagcgaggacacgatgtctttaagagatgttagcgaggacacgatgtctttaacagatgttagcgaggacacgatgtctttaagagatgttagcgaggacacgatgtctttaagagatgttagcgaggacacgatgtctcaaagagatgttagcgaggacacgatgtctcaACGAGATGTTAGCaaggac includes the following:
- the serp1 gene encoding stress-associated endoplasmic reticulum protein 1 — encoded protein: MVAKQRIRMANEKHSKNITLRGNVAKSARNIMEDKGVGPWLLALFIFVVCGSGTSRYYHY